A region from the Mycobacterium heidelbergense genome encodes:
- the ramB gene encoding acetate metabolism transcriptional regulator RamB — MAKTFVGSRVRQLRNERGFSQAALAQMLEISPSYLNQIEHDVRPLTVAVLLRITEVFGVDATFFASQDDTRLVAELREVTMDRDLDIDVDPTEVAEMVGAHPALARAVVNLHRRYRITTAQLAAATEERYSDGSGSGSITMPHEEVRDYFYQRQNYLHELDTAAEDLTIKMRLHHGDLARELTRRLTEVHGVHITRRIDLGDTVLHRYDAKTNTLEIGNHLSSGQQVFKMAAELAYLEFGDLIDALVAEGKFTSEESHTLARLGLANYFAAAAVLPYRQFHDVAENFRYDVERLSSFYAVSYETIAHRLSTLQRPTMRGVPFSFVRVDRAGNMSKRQSATGFHFSSSGGTCPLWNVYETFANPGKIMVQIAQMPDGRNYMWVARTVERRAARYGQPGKTFAIGLGCELRHAHRLVYSEGLNLAGDLENIATPIGAGCRVCERDNCPQRAFPALGRALDLDEHRSTVSPYLVKQA; from the coding sequence GTGGCCAAAACCTTCGTCGGCTCGCGCGTTCGCCAACTGCGCAACGAGCGCGGGTTCAGCCAGGCCGCGCTGGCCCAGATGCTAGAGATCTCGCCGAGCTACCTCAACCAGATCGAGCACGACGTTCGCCCGCTGACCGTGGCGGTGCTGCTGCGGATCACCGAGGTGTTCGGGGTGGACGCGACCTTCTTCGCCTCGCAGGACGACACCCGGCTGGTCGCCGAGCTGCGCGAGGTGACGATGGATCGCGACCTGGACATCGACGTCGACCCGACGGAGGTGGCCGAGATGGTCGGCGCCCACCCCGCCCTGGCCCGCGCGGTGGTCAACCTGCACCGCCGCTACCGGATCACCACCGCCCAGCTGGCCGCCGCCACCGAGGAGCGGTACTCCGACGGCAGTGGCAGCGGGTCGATCACCATGCCGCACGAAGAGGTGCGCGACTACTTCTACCAACGCCAGAACTACCTGCACGAGCTGGACACCGCCGCCGAAGACCTCACCATCAAGATGCGGTTGCACCACGGCGACCTGGCCCGCGAGCTGACCCGCCGGCTCACCGAGGTGCACGGGGTGCACATCACCAGGCGCATCGATCTCGGCGACACCGTCTTGCACCGCTACGACGCCAAGACCAACACGCTGGAAATCGGCAACCACCTCTCCTCGGGTCAGCAGGTCTTCAAGATGGCAGCCGAGCTGGCGTACCTCGAGTTCGGCGACCTGATCGACGCCCTGGTCGCCGAGGGCAAGTTCACCAGCGAGGAGTCGCACACGCTGGCCCGGCTGGGGCTGGCCAACTACTTCGCCGCCGCCGCGGTGCTGCCCTACCGCCAGTTCCACGACGTCGCCGAGAACTTTCGCTACGACGTCGAGCGGTTGTCATCGTTCTACGCGGTGAGCTACGAGACCATCGCGCACCGGCTCTCGACGCTGCAGCGGCCGACGATGCGCGGGGTGCCGTTCTCGTTCGTCCGGGTGGACCGGGCGGGCAACATGTCAAAGCGACAGTCGGCCACCGGTTTTCACTTCTCTTCCAGCGGCGGCACGTGCCCGTTGTGGAACGTGTACGAAACGTTCGCCAACCCGGGCAAGATCATGGTGCAGATCGCCCAGATGCCCGACGGCCGCAACTACATGTGGGTGGCCCGCACCGTGGAGCGCCGCGCCGCGCGGTATGGTCAGCCCGGTAAAACCTTCGCGATCGGGCTGGGCTGCGAGCTTCGCCACGCCCACCGGCTCGTCTACTCGGAAGGACTGAACTTGGCGGGCGATCTGGAGAACATCGCCACACCGATCGGCGCGGGTTGCCGTGTCTGCGAACGCGACAACTGCCCGCAGCGGGCGTTCCCGGCGTTGGGGCGGGCGCTCGATCTCGACGAGCACCGCAGCACCGTGTCCCCGTACCTGGTGAAGCAAGCGTGA
- the lpdA gene encoding dihydrolipoyl dehydrogenase, whose protein sequence is MTSHYDVVVLGAGPGGYVAAIRAAQLGLNTAVVEPKYWGGVCLNVGCIPSKALLRNAELAHIFTKEAKTFGINGEATFDYGIAFDRSRKVAEGRVAGVHFLMKKNKITEIHGYGRFTDPHTLSVELNDGGTETVTFDNVIIATGSSTRLVPGTSLSDNVVTYEELIMTRELPESIVIAGAGAIGMEFGYVLKNYGVDVTIVEFLPRALPNEDAEVSKEIEKQFKKLGVKILTGTKVDSISDDGSVVRVAVSKDGKSEELKAEKVLQAIGFAPNVEGYGLDRAGVALTDRKAIGITDYMRTNVDHIYAIGDVTGKLQLAHVAEAQGVVAAETIAGAETLALGDYRMLPRATFCQPNVASFGLTEEQARDEGYDVVVAKFPFTANAKAHGVGDPSGFVKLVADARYGELLGGHLVGHDVSELLPELTLAQKWDLTANELARNVHTHPTMSEALQECFHGLIGHMINF, encoded by the coding sequence GTGACTTCTCACTATGACGTCGTCGTCCTCGGGGCCGGCCCCGGCGGATATGTCGCGGCCATTCGCGCCGCGCAGCTGGGCCTGAACACCGCGGTCGTCGAACCCAAGTACTGGGGCGGGGTTTGCCTGAACGTCGGCTGCATCCCGTCCAAGGCGTTGCTGCGCAACGCCGAGCTCGCTCACATCTTCACCAAGGAGGCCAAGACCTTTGGCATCAACGGCGAGGCGACCTTCGACTACGGGATCGCCTTCGACCGCAGCCGCAAGGTGGCCGAGGGCCGCGTCGCCGGCGTGCACTTCCTGATGAAGAAGAACAAGATCACCGAGATCCACGGCTACGGCCGGTTCACCGACCCGCACACGTTGTCGGTCGAGCTCAACGACGGCGGAACCGAGACGGTCACGTTCGACAACGTCATCATCGCCACCGGCAGCAGCACCCGGCTGGTTCCGGGAACGTCGCTCTCGGACAACGTGGTCACCTACGAGGAACTGATCATGACGCGGGAGCTGCCGGAGTCGATCGTCATCGCCGGGGCCGGGGCCATCGGCATGGAGTTCGGCTACGTGCTGAAGAACTACGGCGTCGACGTCACCATCGTCGAGTTCCTGCCGCGCGCGCTGCCCAACGAGGACGCCGAGGTGTCCAAGGAGATCGAGAAGCAGTTCAAGAAGCTGGGCGTCAAGATTCTGACCGGGACCAAGGTCGACTCCATCTCCGACGACGGGTCCGTGGTCAGGGTGGCGGTCAGCAAGGACGGCAAGTCGGAGGAGCTCAAGGCCGAAAAGGTGTTGCAGGCCATCGGTTTTGCGCCCAACGTCGAGGGCTACGGGCTGGACCGGGCCGGGGTCGCGCTGACCGACCGCAAGGCCATCGGCATCACCGACTACATGCGCACCAACGTCGACCACATCTACGCCATCGGCGACGTCACCGGCAAGCTGCAGCTGGCCCACGTCGCCGAGGCGCAAGGCGTGGTGGCGGCCGAAACCATCGCCGGCGCAGAGACTTTGGCGCTCGGCGACTACCGGATGCTGCCCCGCGCCACGTTCTGCCAGCCGAACGTCGCCAGCTTCGGGCTCACCGAGGAACAGGCCCGCGACGAGGGCTACGACGTTGTGGTGGCCAAGTTTCCGTTCACCGCCAACGCCAAAGCGCACGGCGTGGGCGATCCCAGCGGTTTCGTCAAGCTGGTCGCCGACGCCCGCTATGGTGAGCTGCTGGGCGGGCACCTGGTCGGCCATGACGTGTCCGAGCTGCTGCCCGAGCTGACGCTGGCGCAGAAATGGGACCTGACCGCGAACGAGCTGGCCCGCAACGTGCACACCCACCCGACCATGTCGGAGGCGCTGCAGGAGTGCTTCCACGGCCTGATCGGCCACATGATCAACTTCTGA
- a CDS encoding putative holin — protein sequence MIPLPRPWLLAGAMLIGCAAGLLAGVAFTVVVHARVRPDVVIALVVGIPTVTGLLTILFSGRRWVTVLGAFILSLAPGWFGVLVAIQVASGG from the coding sequence GTGATCCCGCTTCCCCGTCCCTGGCTCCTGGCCGGCGCCATGCTGATCGGTTGCGCGGCCGGGTTGTTGGCGGGCGTCGCGTTCACCGTGGTGGTCCATGCCAGGGTCCGCCCGGACGTCGTCATCGCGCTGGTGGTCGGGATACCCACGGTGACCGGGCTGCTGACCATCCTGTTTTCCGGGCGCCGATGGGTCACGGTGCTGGGAGCGTTCATTCTGTCGCTCGCGCCGGGCTGGTTCGGCGTGCTCGTCGCCATACAGGTGGCCTCCGGTGGCTGA
- the exaC gene encoding acetaldehyde dehydrogenase ExaC, whose protein sequence is MTVFARPGSAGALMSYESRYGNFIGGQWVAPVGGRYFENPTPVTGQAFCEIPRSDQADVDKALDAAHAAAPAWGKTAPAERAAILNKIADRIEGNKAALAVAEVWDNGKPIREALAADIPLAADHFRYFAAAIRAQEGSLSQIDEDTVAYHFHEPLGVVGQIIPWNFPILMAAWKMAPALAAGNAVVLKPAEQTPASVLYLMSLIGDLLPAGVVNVVNGFGAEAGKPLASSDRIAKIAFTGETTTGRLIMQYASQNLIPVTLELGGKSPNVFFSDVMASSGKVQDDFQDKALEGFTMFALNQGEVCTCPSRSLIQADIYDEFLELAAIRTKAVRQGDPLDSETMLGSQASNDQLEKILSYIEIGKNEGARVICGGERAELGGDLSGGYYMQPTIFGGNNTMRIFQEEIFGPVVAVTSFSDYDDAISIANDTLYGLGAGVWSRDGNTAYRAGRDIQAGRVWINCYHVYPAHAAFGGYKQSGIGRENHKMMLDHYQQTKNLMVSYSDKALGFF, encoded by the coding sequence ATGACCGTTTTCGCACGTCCAGGTTCTGCCGGGGCGCTGATGTCGTACGAGTCCCGGTACGGGAACTTCATCGGGGGCCAGTGGGTGGCGCCGGTGGGCGGCCGCTACTTCGAGAACCCGACGCCGGTGACCGGCCAGGCGTTCTGCGAAATACCGCGTTCCGACCAGGCCGACGTCGACAAGGCGCTCGACGCCGCGCACGCGGCGGCCCCGGCCTGGGGCAAGACCGCCCCCGCGGAGCGGGCCGCGATCCTGAACAAGATCGCCGACCGGATCGAGGGGAACAAGGCCGCGCTGGCGGTGGCCGAGGTCTGGGACAACGGCAAACCGATCCGCGAGGCGCTGGCCGCCGACATCCCGCTGGCGGCCGACCATTTCCGGTACTTCGCCGCGGCGATCCGCGCGCAGGAGGGGTCGCTGTCGCAGATCGACGAGGACACCGTCGCCTACCACTTCCATGAGCCGCTCGGGGTGGTGGGCCAGATCATTCCGTGGAACTTCCCCATCCTGATGGCCGCCTGGAAGATGGCGCCGGCGCTGGCGGCGGGCAACGCGGTGGTGCTCAAACCCGCCGAGCAGACCCCGGCCTCGGTGCTCTATCTGATGTCGCTGATCGGCGATCTCCTGCCGGCGGGAGTCGTCAACGTCGTCAACGGATTCGGCGCCGAGGCCGGCAAGCCGCTGGCGTCGAGCGACCGGATCGCCAAGATCGCGTTCACCGGGGAGACCACCACCGGCCGGCTGATCATGCAATACGCCTCGCAGAACCTGATCCCGGTCACCCTGGAACTCGGCGGCAAGAGCCCCAACGTCTTCTTCTCCGACGTGATGGCCAGCAGCGGTAAGGTCCAAGACGACTTCCAGGACAAGGCGCTGGAGGGCTTCACCATGTTCGCCCTCAATCAGGGCGAGGTGTGCACCTGCCCGTCGCGCAGCCTGATCCAGGCCGACATCTACGACGAGTTCCTCGAGCTGGCCGCCATCCGCACCAAGGCGGTGCGGCAGGGCGACCCGCTGGACAGCGAGACGATGCTGGGTTCGCAGGCGTCCAACGACCAGCTGGAGAAGATCCTGTCCTACATCGAGATCGGCAAAAACGAAGGCGCGAGGGTCATTTGCGGCGGCGAGCGCGCCGAACTCGGTGGTGACCTCTCCGGCGGCTACTACATGCAGCCGACCATCTTCGGCGGCAACAACACGATGCGGATCTTCCAGGAGGAGATCTTCGGGCCGGTGGTGGCGGTGACGTCGTTCTCCGATTACGACGACGCCATCTCGATCGCCAACGACACCCTCTACGGCCTGGGCGCGGGCGTGTGGAGCCGCGACGGCAACACCGCCTACCGGGCCGGCCGCGACATCCAGGCCGGGCGGGTGTGGATCAACTGCTACCACGTCTATCCGGCGCACGCGGCGTTCGGCGGCTACAAGCAGTCCGGCATCGGCCGGGAGAACCACAAGATGATGCTCGACCACTACCAGCAGACGAAGAACCTGATGGTGTCCTACTCCGACAAGGCGCTCGGTTTCTTCTGA
- a CDS encoding DUF779 domain-containing protein, translating into MGRGSPSGVVMTAAAAELLARLQDRHGPVMFHQSGGCCDGSSPMCYPRGDFLVGDRDVLLGVLDAGPEGSGGVPVWISGPQYQAHYRGARRTQLVIDVVPGRGGGFSLEAPEGVRFLSRGRVVTGAEEALLRATPVITGADYERGERPPVCGRVVALDEAAASQTCSPGPR; encoded by the coding sequence ATGGGTCGCGGGTCCCCATCAGGGGTCGTGATGACCGCCGCGGCCGCCGAACTGTTGGCGCGCCTGCAGGACCGGCACGGCCCGGTGATGTTCCACCAGTCCGGCGGCTGCTGCGACGGGTCCTCGCCGATGTGCTACCCCCGCGGCGACTTCCTGGTCGGCGACCGCGACGTGCTGCTCGGGGTGCTGGACGCCGGGCCGGAAGGTTCCGGCGGGGTGCCGGTGTGGATCTCGGGCCCGCAGTACCAGGCCCACTATCGGGGAGCGCGGCGCACCCAACTGGTCATCGACGTGGTGCCGGGCCGTGGCGGCGGGTTCAGCCTGGAGGCGCCGGAGGGCGTGCGGTTTCTCAGTCGCGGCCGCGTCGTCACCGGCGCGGAGGAGGCCCTGCTGCGGGCCACACCCGTCATCACCGGCGCGGACTACGAGCGTGGTGAGCGCCCGCCGGTGTGCGGCCGGGTGGTGGCCCTCGACGAGGCGGCCGCGTCGCAAACGTGCAGCCCCGGCCCCCGATGA
- a CDS encoding IS982 family transposase yields the protein MDADLDTLATALYVTTDDFLADNPQHRPWRPKVGLTPRLSDAELVTLMVLQALLGFTSEARWLRYANIHLSGMFPDLPTQSGYNKRVRAATGMLRAVFAHLVACTSRSTDDMWIADSTPVECGRSRETAQRSDLAGWAEYGYCASHSRYFWGLRLHLLCTPAGLPVAFALTGAKADERDTLLGMLDADPGLLTTRLHQQLMADKNYYGKQFETELAGKGITLLRPARKGEKPRAGQRFFKPLRQIIESINNTLKAQLDLERHGGRTIAGVAARVLQRVLALTAAIWHNDHTSQPILRSLTAYDH from the coding sequence GTGGACGCCGACCTGGACACCCTCGCAACCGCACTGTACGTGACGACGGACGATTTTCTCGCCGACAATCCACAACACCGGCCGTGGCGGCCGAAGGTGGGGCTCACACCGCGGCTCTCGGATGCCGAATTGGTCACGCTGATGGTGTTGCAGGCATTGCTCGGCTTCACTTCTGAGGCGCGGTGGTTGCGCTATGCGAATATCCACCTGAGCGGGATGTTTCCCGATCTGCCAACGCAATCGGGTTACAACAAGCGTGTCCGGGCGGCGACCGGGATGCTGCGCGCGGTGTTCGCACATCTGGTCGCGTGCACCTCCAGGTCCACCGATGACATGTGGATCGCCGATTCCACGCCGGTGGAGTGTGGGCGATCACGCGAGACCGCCCAACGCTCGGATCTGGCTGGCTGGGCCGAATACGGATACTGCGCGTCGCACTCTCGGTACTTCTGGGGACTGCGGCTGCACCTGCTGTGCACCCCGGCGGGGCTGCCGGTCGCGTTCGCGCTTACCGGGGCCAAGGCCGACGAACGCGACACACTGCTGGGCATGCTCGATGCCGATCCTGGTCTGCTGACCACCCGCCTGCACCAACAACTGATGGCGGACAAAAACTACTACGGCAAGCAGTTCGAAACCGAGCTTGCCGGCAAGGGCATCACTCTACTGCGGCCTGCCCGCAAGGGCGAGAAACCTCGTGCGGGACAACGGTTCTTCAAACCGTTACGGCAAATCATCGAATCCATCAACAACACGCTCAAGGCCCAATTGGACCTCGAACGCCACGGCGGACGCACCATCGCCGGTGTCGCTGCCCGCGTCCTACAACGCGTCCTCGCCCTCACCGCCGCGATCTGGCACAACGACCACACCAGCCAACCCATCCTGCGATCCCTAACCGCCTACGACCACTGA
- a CDS encoding carboxymuconolactone decarboxylase family protein — protein sequence MSAAQAGPAGRIPSGRLRQLGPINWVVAKLAARATRAPEMHLFTTLGQRQALFWAWSLYGGRLLRGRLPRVDTELVILRVAHLRSSEYELQHHRRMARQYGLDAHMQATIFAWPDAPEGDGPRKILSARQQALLTATDELIKDRSISDGTWQRLATHLDRRRLIEFCLLATQYDGLAATIAALDVPLDNPHG from the coding sequence GTGAGCGCCGCTCAAGCCGGCCCCGCCGGGCGCATCCCGTCCGGCAGGCTGCGCCAGCTGGGACCGATCAACTGGGTGGTCGCGAAGTTGGCGGCGCGCGCGACGCGGGCGCCCGAGATGCATCTGTTCACCACGCTCGGTCAGCGTCAAGCCCTGTTCTGGGCGTGGTCCCTCTACGGTGGCCGGCTGTTGCGGGGCCGGCTGCCACGCGTCGACACCGAATTGGTGATCCTGCGCGTCGCGCATTTGCGCTCTTCCGAATACGAGCTGCAGCACCACCGCCGGATGGCGCGCCAGTACGGTCTCGATGCTCACATGCAGGCCACGATCTTCGCCTGGCCGGACGCCCCGGAAGGCGACGGCCCGCGAAAGATACTCAGCGCCCGCCAGCAGGCGCTGCTGACGGCGACCGACGAGTTGATCAAGGACCGGTCGATCAGCGACGGCACCTGGCAGCGGCTGGCGACACACCTCGATCGGCGCCGGCTCATCGAATTCTGCTTGCTCGCAACCCAATACGACGGCCTGGCCGCGACGATCGCCGCCTTGGACGTCCCGTTGGACAACCCGCACGGCTAG
- the aceA gene encoding isocitrate lyase, which translates to MSVVGTPKSPEQIQHDWDTNPRWKDVTRTYTAEDVVALQGSVVEEHTLARRGAEVLWEELHDLEWVNALGALTGNQAVQQVRAGLKAIYLSGWQVAGDANLSGQTYPDQSLYPANSVPQVVRRINNALQRADQIAKVEGDTSVQNWLAPIVADGEAGFGGALNVYELQKALIAAGVAGSHWEDQLASEKKCGHLGGKVLIPTQQHIRTLTSARLAADVCGVPTVVIARTDAEAATLITSDVDERDQPFITGERTREGFYRTKNGIEPCIARAKAYAPFADLIWMETGTPDLEVARKFSEAVKGAYPDQMLAYNCSPSFNWRKHLDDGTIAKFQKELAAMGFKFQFITLAGFHALNYSMFDLAYGYARNQMSAYVELQEREFAAEERGYTATKHQREVGAGYFDRIATTVDPDSSTTALTGSTEEGQFH; encoded by the coding sequence ATGTCTGTCGTTGGCACCCCGAAGAGCCCCGAGCAGATCCAGCACGACTGGGACACCAACCCACGCTGGAAGGACGTCACCCGCACCTACACCGCCGAGGACGTCGTCGCGCTGCAAGGCTCCGTGGTCGAGGAGCACACCCTGGCCCGCCGCGGCGCGGAGGTGCTGTGGGAGGAGCTGCACGACCTGGAATGGGTCAACGCGCTCGGCGCGCTGACCGGCAACCAGGCCGTCCAGCAGGTGCGCGCGGGCCTCAAGGCCATCTACCTGTCGGGCTGGCAGGTCGCCGGTGACGCCAACCTGTCGGGCCAGACCTACCCCGACCAGAGCCTGTACCCGGCCAACTCGGTGCCGCAGGTGGTCCGCCGGATCAACAACGCGCTGCAGCGCGCCGACCAGATCGCCAAGGTCGAGGGCGACACGTCGGTGCAGAACTGGCTGGCGCCGATCGTCGCCGACGGCGAGGCCGGCTTCGGCGGCGCGCTCAACGTCTACGAGCTGCAGAAGGCCCTGATCGCCGCCGGCGTCGCGGGTTCGCACTGGGAGGACCAGCTGGCTTCGGAGAAGAAGTGCGGCCACCTGGGCGGCAAGGTGCTGATCCCGACCCAGCAGCACATCCGCACCCTGACGTCGGCCCGGCTGGCCGCCGACGTCTGCGGCGTGCCGACCGTCGTGATCGCCCGCACGGACGCCGAGGCGGCCACGCTCATCACGTCCGACGTCGACGAGCGCGACCAGCCGTTCATCACCGGCGAGCGCACCCGCGAGGGGTTCTATCGAACCAAGAACGGCATCGAGCCCTGCATCGCGCGGGCGAAGGCCTACGCTCCGTTCGCGGACCTGATCTGGATGGAGACGGGCACCCCGGACCTCGAGGTGGCGCGGAAGTTCTCCGAGGCGGTCAAGGGCGCCTACCCCGACCAGATGCTGGCGTACAACTGCTCGCCGTCGTTCAACTGGCGCAAGCACCTCGACGATGGCACCATCGCGAAGTTCCAAAAGGAGCTTGCCGCAATGGGATTCAAGTTCCAGTTCATCACGCTGGCCGGCTTCCACGCGCTGAACTACTCGATGTTCGACCTGGCCTACGGCTATGCCCGCAACCAGATGAGCGCCTACGTCGAGCTGCAGGAGCGCGAGTTCGCCGCCGAGGAGCGCGGCTACACGGCGACCAAGCACCAGCGCGAGGTCGGCGCCGGTTACTTCGACCGCATCGCCACCACGGTGGACCCGGACTCGTCGACCACCGCGCTCACCGGCTCCACCGAGGAGGGCCAGTTCCACTGA
- a CDS encoding acyl-[acyl-carrier-protein] thioesterase: protein MSLDKVMMPVPDGHPDVFDREWPLRVGDIDRTGRLRLDAGARHIQDIGQDQLREMGFEETHPLWIVRRTMVDLIRPIEFGDMLRMRRWCSGTSNRWCEMRVRIDGRKGGLIESEAFWININRETQMPARIADDFLAGLHKTTSVDRLRWKGYLKPGGRDDASEIHEFPVRVTDIDLFDHMNNAVYWSVIEDYLASHPGLLAGPLRVTIEHEAPVALGDKLEIISHVHPAGSTDRFGPNLADRPVTTLTYAVGDETKAVAAIFAV, encoded by the coding sequence GTGAGCCTGGACAAAGTGATGATGCCGGTGCCCGACGGCCATCCCGACGTGTTCGATCGCGAATGGCCGCTGCGGGTCGGCGACATCGACCGCACGGGCAGGCTGCGGCTGGACGCGGGCGCCCGGCACATCCAGGACATCGGCCAGGACCAGCTGCGCGAGATGGGCTTCGAGGAGACCCATCCGCTGTGGATCGTCCGCCGCACCATGGTGGACCTGATCCGGCCGATCGAGTTCGGCGACATGCTGCGGATGCGTCGATGGTGTTCGGGCACCTCGAACCGGTGGTGTGAGATGCGGGTCCGCATCGACGGACGCAAGGGCGGCCTGATCGAGTCCGAGGCGTTCTGGATCAACATCAACCGGGAGACCCAGATGCCGGCGCGCATCGCCGACGACTTCCTGGCCGGCCTGCACAAGACCACCTCCGTGGACCGGCTGCGCTGGAAGGGCTACCTGAAGCCGGGCGGCCGTGATGACGCGTCAGAGATCCACGAGTTCCCGGTCCGGGTGACCGACATCGACCTGTTCGACCACATGAACAACGCGGTGTACTGGAGCGTGATCGAGGACTACCTGGCGTCGCACCCCGGCCTGCTGGCGGGACCGCTGCGGGTGACCATCGAACACGAGGCGCCGGTCGCGCTCGGCGACAAGCTGGAGATCATCTCGCACGTCCATCCGGCCGGCTCGACCGACCGATTCGGCCCCAACCTGGCCGACCGGCCTGTTACGACGCTCACATATGCCGTCGGCGACGAGACGAAAGCCGTCGCCGCGATCTTCGCTGTGTAG